The Bacillus spongiae genomic interval TAACCCGAAGGTCGCAGGTTCAAATCCTGCCCCCGCAATACATTGGTCCGGTAGTTCAGTTGGTTAGAATGCCTGCCTGTCACGCAGGAGGTCGCGGGTTCGAGTCCCGTCCGGACCGCCATTTATGAAATTACATTGTGTAGTTTCTTTTTTTATTTCTGAAGAATTTTGATGAATGAGCGAAAATACGTTACACTACATATTAATGATGTTTCCTTAGGATAAGCTTATTCCTAAGGTTTTTTTATAGAGATTAAAGGAGAAAACGAATGAATACATATGAACTTCTCTCGCAAGGTTATGAAGACACGATGAACGTTGCAGAAAGACTAGCGAAATGCTTAGAGCCAGGTGACGTATTGACACTTGAAGGTGATTTAGGGGCTGGTAAAACGACCTTTACAAAAGGGCTAGCAAAAGGGCTAGAGATAACAAAAACAGTCAATAGTCCTACCTTTACGATTATTAAAGAATACAAAGGACGTTTACCTTTATACCATATGGATGTTTACAGATTAGAAGACAGTTTTGAAGATCTAGGCTTTGACGAATATTTTGAAGGCCACGGAGTCACGGTAATTGAGTGGGCACACTTAATAGAAGATCAGCTACCAAATAATCGACTAGATATTTCAATCTTTCATCAAGGTGATTCAAAGCGAAAAATATTTTTTAAACCAAAAGGCGAGCGGTATGAGAACTTATGTAAGGAGATAATGGAATGAATGTATTGGCTATTGATACGTCTAACTATACTCTCGGTGTTTGTTTATTCACAGAAGGAACAATAATGGGAGAATACATGACGAATATAAAAAAGAACCATTCGGTTCGAGCGATGCCAGCGATTGAACAATTATTAAAGGATTGTGATATGACACCACAAGATTTAGATAAAATTATTGTGGCGAAAGGACCAGGGTCTTATACTGGTGTTCGAATAGGTGTAACGATTGCAAAGTCATTGGCTTGGTCTTTAAAGATACCAATTGTGGGTGTTTCTAGTTTGGCAGTGTTGGCATCTAATGGACGCTATTTCGACGGATATATTTGTCCACTATTTGATGCGAGAAGGGGTCAAGTGTATACAGGATTGTATTCTTATCAAAATGGTGACCTTGTTGAGGAAGTGGAAGATTGCAATGTATTAGCAGTAGAGTGGTTTCAAAAGCTTAAGCAAAAGCAAAGGCCGGTTTTATTTGTAGGAAATGATGTTTCGTTACATAAAGAAAATATTGTTTCTTTATTAGGTGACCTTGCTGTCTTTAATAGGGTTACAGAACAAAACCCTCGTCCTTCTGAATTAGGACTACTTGGCCTCTCAAAGGAAGAGGATGACATTCATATGCTGGTTCCGAACTATATTCGTTTAGCAGAAGCTGAAGCGAAATGGTTGGAAGCACAAAAGAATCAATAGAGGTTTATAACATGATACAGAATAAAGACTATCAACTTCGATTAATGAATGTAAATGATGTAAAAAAAGTTATGGAAGTAGAGAAAGCGTCCTTTAGTGTACCTTGGAATGAAGATGCTTTTTATAATGAGCTGAATAAAAACCGATTTGCGCAGTATATGGTCCTTGAGATAGACAACCAAATTATTGGTTACTGTGGAATGTGGCTCATAATTGATGAAGCTCATATTACAAATATCGCCATTCTTCCATCCTATCGAGGCCTACGTCTAGGGGAAGGTTTAATGAGATATGTGATGAAATATGCTGTGGAGAAGGGTGCTACTTCGATGACGCTTGAGGTTCGTTTAAGTAATGAGACTGCACAGTCTCTCTATCGAAAATTAGGATTTCAAAATGGAGGTATCCGAAAAAATTATTATCGTGATAATCAAGAGGATGCCCTAGTAATGTGGGTGAAATTAGATGAATAAAGATGTTTATGTATTAGGAATTGAAACAAGTTGTGATGAAACGGCTGCTGCTATTATAAAGAATGGTAACGAAATTATAGCAAATGTTGTCGCATCACAAATAAAAAGTCATAGGCGATTTGGCGGTGTGGTCCCTGAAATTGCTTCAAGACATCATGTTGAACAAATTACCTTAGTTTTAGAAGAAACGTTAGAACAAGCGGATTTATCCTTTAAAGATATTGATGCCATTGCCGTTACCGAAGGACCAGGATTGGTAGGAGCATTGTTAATAGGAGTAAATGCAGCAAAAGCCATCGCTTTTGCTCACGGGATTCCAATTATAGGTGTCCACCATATTGCTGGCCATATCTATGCAAATCGATTAGTAAAGGAAATGCATTTCCCATTGCTATCTCTTGTTGTATCAGGTGGCCATACGGAGCTTGTTTTAATGAAGGGGCATGGTGAATTTGAGGTGATTGGTGAAACGAGAGATGATGCAGCTGGGGAAGCATATGACAAAGTAGCGCGAACATTGGCGTTACCATATCCAGGTGGACCGCACATTGATCGGTTAGCACATGATGGGTCACCCAATATTGAATTGCCACGTGCATGGCTAGAAACGGGTTCTTATGATTTTAGCTTTAGTGGCTTAAAGTCAGCTGTTATTAATACGCTTCATAATGCGAAGCAAAGGGGAGAGGACATTTTACCCGAAGATTTAGCAGCAAGCTTTCAACAAAGTGTTATCGATGTCTTAGTTGGAAAAACGATGAGAGCAGCGGAGGAATATAAGGTAAAACAGGTTTTATTAGCTGGTGGGGTAGCAGCCAATAAAGGCTTGAGAAATCGTTTGAATGAATCTTTTCAACAGCTACCAGATATAGACCTCGTCATTCCACCATTATCACTTTGTACAGATAATGCAGCTATGATAGCCGCAGCAGGTACAGTTATGTATGAACAAGGAAAAAGAGGGAATATGAAAATGAATGGAAATCCAGGATTAGAGCTTTAAGGGTTATCTAACAAGCGTTAAAATAAAAAGAAGCAGATGAAAACGAATTGTTTTCTCTGCTTCTTTTTTGAAGTAAACAATTCTAAAGTCAGGTTCGTGCAATGTCCCATGTTGATCCCTCTCAACGTGGGTTTACGGAAGGCAGCCCTTCTTGGTAAGATCAAACAGGCTTTTTTTCAATTGTCTCTTTTAAGAGCTCTGTGCCGTTATGGCAAAAGGGCCCTCCATTGAATGTAGTGGTTATGTTTGCTTTTGCACACGTCTCCATCATGGGTATTATTCAATCATTTTCCTCCACTTGAACAACGCGATTAGCTAAACTCTTCTTGGTCCATTCTTTGCGTATAGAGTGCTTTTTATTTAGAGGTAGAATACCACCTATGCTACATAATTTCTGACATTTGTAAAAGGATACCTCGTATTTTTTTCCCCTTTTCTGTTAATCCGTATTCGATATGCTGCGGAGCAGACTCTTTAATGACATTTCTGAACACAATATCATACTTCATTAATTGTTTTAGCGTAGTAGATAAGCTTTGCTTATTTGTATCGGGTAATCTTCTTAATAAATCACTAAATCTGTGATTTTCTTCAAGAGCTAATATTAAAACGGGAGTATATCTTCCGTCGATTGATATAAGTATTTTTTCTAACTTACTTAGTTGCTCACACGTTTTTTTTCTTGAGATCGCCATAATTTAGCCTCCTTGTAAGGTCAAAAATATTTGACGTATTTACTCTATATTATTCACTACTTATAATTTACTGTAGAAGGATTGAAAAAACAATTCTTTTAACTAGTAGAGAATGGTACCATCTCTTACTTTTAAACAGGTCGGTTCTATTGCATGCTGGAACATGATCTGAATAATAAGAAAAGAATGAACTCCATAAATACAGGCGTTAAAAATCCAATTAAGAGAGGACTATAAAGATGCTAAATTTTTCAGATGCATTATATTTTCGTCATGCTACTCGACATTTCGATGTAAACAAGGAGATCCCTGAGAATGATTTAAAGTTTATTTTAGATAGCGCACTAAAAGCCCCATCTTCTTTAAATCTGGAGCATTGGGAATACGTTGTTGTTCAAGATAAAAGTATGAAATCACAGCTTAAAGAAGCATCGTTTAACCAGCAACAAGTTGAGGACGCGAGTGCGGTTGTTGTCATATTAGCGAAAAAAGACACATTATTAGATCCTAACTCTCCAGAAGTAAAAAAACTAATTAGTGAGAGAATTCCAGAGAATGGAATTCCTATCGCCGTTAATTTCTTGCAGTCATTCCCTAATAGCGAAGCCTTTACAGCATGGTCGAAATCCCAATGCTATATTACTGCCTCTTTCTTAATGATGGCTGCTGCAACGCTTGAAATCGATTCATGTCCAATGGAAGGATTTATGAATGACGATGTACTAAAATTATTAAACTATTCGTCTGATGAATATGAGGTTGCATTAGTGGTTCCATTAGGCTATCGAAAAGAACCAACTACACCGGAAAAGGTAAGAGCTTCCCTTGAAGAGAAAGTTACATTTGTATAAGCTTTGTTAACTATTCCTATAACGGTTAATAATATCAGTAGCAAGGGGCATTCCAATTGGTCAATTTCTGACGGTTGGATGCTCTTTTTTTCTGCAGAAAATAATCGTTAACCACTATTGTAAACGATAAAGAGGGTTTTTTAGGCACTGGCTTGAATAAGTTAGGGAGGTTCTTTATACATAATAAAAAGAATATATTTTGAAAGGGAAAGTGAAGATATGAATGAAGTATATACCTATTTTGGGTTAGATTCCACAATAACGTCTATTTATAAGTATTCGCCAGTATTTAAGATAAAACAGGGTGGCCGAGATACGATTGTCAAAAAAACAAAAAAAGATCGAAGTAAGGTTGAACGCCTTTTTACATGGACAGAACAATTAGAAGACAGTGGCATTGGAGTAGTAAGGCCAATTTTATTTAAAGACCAACTTTATCATGAAGTGAATGATCAGAATTGGGTTGTCTACCCATTTATAAATGGACGAAAATATGATGCAAGTCTAAAGGATATTTATGATGCAGGCAGCATGCTCGGAAAGATCCATGCTGTTTCCTCAAACAAAAGTGTTTTCGACCATGGTTTTAATTGGGAACAATACGATGAAGGCTTTATTAATGATGTGAAGAGCGATATTAATCACCTACTGGATCAATATAAAGATAATGTTCATATTCAAGCATTTAAACAATTATCTAAAGAGATAAAGCGATTATTGGAAAATTCATTTGAAAATCTAAAGGATATTACTATTCCGTATGTTGATGCATCGTGGGACTATAAAGCGAATAACCTCATCTATTCAGAGGAAGGCTTGGTGTTAATTGACCCTGATAATGCAGGAAGTATTCCACGGATTTTTGATTTGGCGTTAGCCCTGATACTATTCCATACTGAAATAGATACTGCACCAGAGAGAATGTTTACCGTTGAGGAATGGGAGGAATTTAAGTCTGGTTATCTATGTCATGTATCCTTAACTGAAACGGAAAAAGAAGTATGGAATGAACTTCTAATCTTTGTCTATATGGATGAAGCGTTGTGGGCAATGAATGATTTAGATGAATCAGAATCGGAGCATCAGAAGTCTTTTATTAAATCTCTATTAGGTTTTGAACCAACTAAATATACATTGTAGCTCATCATCGAGATGAGAAGTGAAGGATTAGGGTGATACTTTCACCCCTTCTTTGTTATTTGAGGGTTTGATCCATTTTATCGTAGAATTATTTTTTTCTAAAAACCTTTTTACTGGTAGAGAATAGGCTAAAGAGTCATCTTTTCTTTATGAAACAAAAGTATAGGTAGCGATTAATGGAGTAACTCATTCAGAATAATTGGAAGAGGTCGGTTGATCTTCTAAATTTGGATGTAAATACATTTCTACTTGTGGATTAATTGTGGAAAACTCAACGTTTTTATACACCTCGAATCAATTGAGTGTCGGGTTGTTGGGTTTTTTTTCTATGTTCAATTTTATTATATCACTATTTAAGTATCATTTTAAGGCTTTAAATAATCTACCCGACTGGTAAAATCATAATTACCATTTATAGGAGGGAAAATAATGGATTATCTAGTAAAGCCAAGAGAAGGTTATTCTTCTACAATTGGAGAACTCATCACAATGCTGGAGCATACTAGGGAAACAACTATTAGTGAAATTGCAGAACTTCGTCAGTCAGAATTAGATTATTTATATGAGGAAGATGCAAACAGTATTGGGGCTTTATTGCTTCATATTGCTTCCATTGAAGCTGTTCACCAAGTTATTTCATTTGAAGGAAGAGATTTTAACGAAGCGGAATTATCGAAATGGAAACATGCTTTGGAGTTAGGAGAAAATGCGAGGGCTAACATAAAAAATAACTCAATTGACTATTATTTAGCAGCGTTATCAACTGTAAGAGAAAGAACACTAAACTTGTTTAAGACGAAGTCAGATGATTGGTTATATGAAGAAAGAACATGGTCTAATGGTATCCCACACAATCTTTATTATTTATGGTATCACGTAATGGAAGATGAGATTAGTCACCGTGGACAAATTAGAATGATTAGACGTAAGCTCTCTACAAATCAGGAAGCTCTTAAATTATAGAAGTAAAATATTAGGAAGAGAAGGTGAAGAGATTAAAAAGTTATCCACTAGAACGTTTGTTTTGTACACAATCTGTTGATAAGTTGTGGATATCCATGTATAATTTGTGAGCAATCAAAAATAATAACGCTTCCATTTTGAATAAAAATGTGGAAAACTAAGAATAATTATGTGGATAATGTGGAAAAACTCTGTGAGTATTAATGTAGTAGGGTCGTAAATGTGTATAACATTGTGGAAATTATATTAAAAAAACATCCCCTGCAAAAAGGCAGGGGATGGAAGTTATGTTTGTAGTAATTCCCATTCTTCTAAAAGCTCGTCATAAGTTTCTTTCGCTGCCTCTACTTCATCATGAAGTCTTTTCATTGTTTCTACATCTTGAAAATGGGTCGTATCAAATAATTGTGCTTCTTTTTCCGTAATGTCTGACTCTAGCTTTTCAATATTTTCTTCAATTTCTTGAATTCTTCTCGCGCGTTGGCGTTCAAGTTTTTTTGCTTCCTTATCAATACGATGACTTCCTTTTGCTGTTTGTGAAGAGGAGGTTGCTATTTCTTCTCGTTCTTTTTCTTCTAATAAAGCGAGCTCTTCTACTTCTTGCTTTTTCTCAACAAAATAATCATAATCTCCTAAATACTCTTTTGTTTCACTACTGGATAGTTCAACGATTTTAGTTGCGATTCGATTGATAAAATAACGGTCATGTGAGACGAAAAGGATGGTTCCTGGGTAATCAATCAGTGCGTTTTCAAGAACCTCTTTACTATCTAAATCTAAATGGTTCGTTGGTTCGTCAAGAATCAGAACATTTGGTTTTTCCATCATGAGCTTTGCAAGGGCAAGCCGTGCTTTTTCTCCGCCACTAAGTGAATGAACGGGCTTTAAAACATCGTCTCCTGAAAAAAGGAAATTGCCTAAAACAGTGCGAATTTCTTTTTCGGGCTTCAATAAATACTCATCCCATAACTCATGAAGGACCGTTTTATTGGACGATAATTCTGCCTGCTCTTGATCGTAGTAGCCAATCATTACGTTCGTCCCAAACTGAAAGCTTCCTGATAGAGAAGGCAGTTTATTGACAAGCGTTTTTATTAACGTTGATTTTCCTACTCCATTTGGACCTACTAATGCAATGCTATCTCCTTTTGATAAATGGAAATTCAAGTGAGAGGATAATGGTGTGCTTTCATAACCGATAGTAAGGTCATCCACTTTAAGAACATCATTCCCACTAGGTCGCTCAATGCCAAAGGAGAAATGAGCAGATTTCTCAGAACTTAACGGTTGAGACATGAGGTCCATCTTTTCAAGCTTTTTTCGTCTGCTTTGTGCCATTTTGGTTGTAGAGGCGCGAGCTAGATTGCGTTGAATATAATCTTGCAGTTTGGCTACTTCCGCTTGTTGACGTTCAAATTGTTTACTTTCACGTTCATAGTCTTCGGCTTTTTTATTTAAATAATCGCTATAGTTACCGTGGTATTTCTTCGTATTTTTTCTTGAAATTTCATAGACTTTCGTAACAACTTTATCTAGGAAATAGCGGTCATGGGAAACAATGAGAATGCTACCTGGGTATCCTTGTAAAAATTGCTCAAGCCAGGAAAGTGTTTCAATATCCAGGTGGTTTGTCGGTTCGTCTAGAATAAGGAGGTCAGGCTTTGTTAAAAGTAACTTAGCCAGTGCTAGCCTTGTCTTTTGTCCTCCACTTAAAGTGGAAATTTTCGTTGAATAGTCAAAGTCCGCGAAATTTAGTCCATGAAGAATGGTCCGAATATCCGATTCGTATTGGTACCCACCTATGTCTTTAAATTTCACAGTAAGGAGATCATATTCTTGAACGATTCTCTCATATCGTTCTGTGTCATCGTATACTTCAGGAGATGCCATGCTGTGTTCTAGTTTGCGTATTTTTCCTTCAAGTTGGCGAACATGGTCAAAGGCGGAAAGCATCTCTTCCCAAATAGATAAATTGGATTCAAGTCCTGTATGCTGCGCCAAATACCCCATTGTTACATGTTTCGGTTTAATGATTTCACCTGAATCATAAGATAGCTGATTGGAGATAATTTTTAATAGAGTCGATTTTCCCGCTCCATTACGACCAACTAATGCAATTCGATCGTTTGATTTTATTTCTAATTTTATATTCGATAAAATAAGTTCAGCACCAAAATGCTTTGTCACATTATTTACTTGTAATAAAATCATGATTTCACCTCATTTATACTATTAGTGTATCGTATTTAAAAGCAAATGAGCAATAGCATAACTTGTGAAGTAGGTAACAGACAGAAATAGAAAAATGGTGTATGATATGAAGAGAAGAGTATCTCGATCGTTTGTCTATATAAAAAATAATGAAAGTGACAAAATGGAAGCGCTAACAGAATTCAAAAACAAGTAAAGCCACAAGAGCTGTTCTATTTAGATGATATACAGTGGTGAAAGAGATGGCGGGGGGATAAAAAATGAATCAAGACACAATGAAAATACCGCAAGCTACAGCAAAACGCTTGCCGCTATATTATCGCTTTATTCAAAATTTACATTCATCGGGGAAACAACGAGTTTCCTCAAAAGAATTAAGCGAAGCAGTAAAAGTAGATTCAGCAACCATTCGACGGGATTTCTCTTATTTTGGAGCACTCGGAAAAAAGGGCTATGGTTATAATGTCAATTACCTATTAAGTTTCTTTAGTAAAACATTAAGCCAGGATGAGGTCACAAAGGTAGGTTTAATAGGGGTTGGTAATTTAGGAACAGCTTTCCTTCATTATAATTTCTTGAAAAATAATAATACTAAAATTGAGGTAGCCTTTGATGTTAACCCAGAAAAGGTAGGGATGGAATTTGGTGAAGTGCCTGTCTTCCCTCTCGCTCAATTAGAAGAAAAACTTCTTGAAGGGAATATAGAAGTGGTCATATTAACCGTTCCAGCTCCAGTAGCACAAAGCATTACCGATCGGTTAGTCAACGCGAATGTGAAGGGGATTTTAAACTTTACACCAGCGCGCTTAAATGTTCCTGCTTCTATTCGTATCCATCATATTGATTTAGCAGTCGAGCTGCAGTCACTTGTCTATTTCTTAAAAAATTATTCAAATGATGACACGGAAACGTCACAAGAAGGTCTATAAGAAATTAGGATTTAACGGTATAATGGTGTAATATATTACTGAGGAGGTGTAGCGTAATGCCAGGTCCAGGTAGTCTTGTAGCAATCGTCGTAGTTGCATTATTAATTTTCGGTCCGAAAAAATTGCCCGAGCTAGGGAAAGCAATGGGAAATACGTTGCGCGAATTCAAAAATGCCACTAAAGGCTTAGCGGATGAAGATGAAAAAAAAGATGTTAAGTAAATGCTAGGTGAAGAATCATGAGTCAAAATCAAATGACTGTTTATGAACATATAGATGAATTAAGAAAACGACTTCTCATCGTGGTCGTTTTCTTACTGTTTGCCATTGTGATAAGTTTTTTTCTTGCTGAACCACTCATTCGCTTTTTACAAAATGCCGATGAAGCAAAGGAACTAACGATGAATGCATTTCGTCTGACGGATCCATTGAAAATCTATGTTCAAGTAATCTTATTTTTATCCTTACTAATGACACTGCCTGTGATTCTTTATCAGGTGTGGTCTTTTGTATCTCCAGGATTATATGAAAAAGAAAAACGTGTGACGTTAAGCTACATCCCGATCGTAATGTTATTGTTTGTTGGTGGGCTTTCTTTTTCCTATTTTATTCTGTTCCCATTCGTGGTAGATTTTATGCTGAATTTATCTACCAATCTTGAAATTGAACAAGAAATCGGTATTAATGAGTATTTTGAATTCTTATTTCAAATGACCATCCCGTTCGGTTTCTTATTTCAGCTACCCGTTATCATGCTATTTTTGACAAGACTTGGTATCATTACGCCAATGCTTATGTCCAAAATGAGGGTATATGCGTATTTCATTTTGTTTATTATTGCAGCGATGATTACGCCACCTGACCTTATGTCCCACTTACTCGTAACGGTCCCACTATTCATTTTGTACGAGATTAGTCTGTGGATTTGTAAGATAGGCTATCGAAAGGTATTAATTGCTGAGCAAAAAAGAGAAATGGAAGAATAATTTATAAGTTTTATACAGAAGCCACCTATTATCTGTCGATAATAGGCGGCTTTTTTTGTTTGATTGATAAGTTTCCTTTCGTTTATTCATAATAGATAGTAGTGAATGACGAGGAATAAAGATTGTTGAGTTTTACCAGTAGCCTTAAGAAAATCTTAAGAAAATATGTAAATAAATGATAAGTTTTTTCTAGTACACTAAAGCTAAAGAGAAATCGTTCAGGAAAGAAGGCGGATCAATGGATAACTATTTTGTCTTAGTGGTGGATGATGAAAAAGAAATTCGGGACGCGATTGAAATTTATTTAAGGAACGAAGGCGTGACCGTTTTAAAGGCAAAAGATGGTGTAGAAGCCTTAGAAATGATTAATGAACATCCCATCCATCTGATTATATTAGATATTATGATGCCAAGACTTGATGGCATTTCAGCGACTTATAAAATCCGTGAAGAGAAAAACATACCAATTATCATGTTAAGTGCTAAGAGTGAGGATACGGATAAAATTTTGGGTTTACAAGTGGGAGCAGATGATTATATTACAAAACCGTTCAACCCTATGGAGCTTGTTGCTCGCGTGAAGTCTCAATTAAGAAGGTATGTTAATTTTGGGTCTATTGAGGGGAAAAACGATGTGATTGATTTACATGGATTGACCTTGGAGCAATCAGCCAAACAAGTGACAGTGCA includes:
- the tsaE gene encoding tRNA (adenosine(37)-N6)-threonylcarbamoyltransferase complex ATPase subunit type 1 TsaE, translating into MNTYELLSQGYEDTMNVAERLAKCLEPGDVLTLEGDLGAGKTTFTKGLAKGLEITKTVNSPTFTIIKEYKGRLPLYHMDVYRLEDSFEDLGFDEYFEGHGVTVIEWAHLIEDQLPNNRLDISIFHQGDSKRKIFFKPKGERYENLCKEIME
- the tsaB gene encoding tRNA (adenosine(37)-N6)-threonylcarbamoyltransferase complex dimerization subunit type 1 TsaB → MNVLAIDTSNYTLGVCLFTEGTIMGEYMTNIKKNHSVRAMPAIEQLLKDCDMTPQDLDKIIVAKGPGSYTGVRIGVTIAKSLAWSLKIPIVGVSSLAVLASNGRYFDGYICPLFDARRGQVYTGLYSYQNGDLVEEVEDCNVLAVEWFQKLKQKQRPVLFVGNDVSLHKENIVSLLGDLAVFNRVTEQNPRPSELGLLGLSKEEDDIHMLVPNYIRLAEAEAKWLEAQKNQ
- the rimI gene encoding ribosomal protein S18-alanine N-acetyltransferase, producing the protein MIQNKDYQLRLMNVNDVKKVMEVEKASFSVPWNEDAFYNELNKNRFAQYMVLEIDNQIIGYCGMWLIIDEAHITNIAILPSYRGLRLGEGLMRYVMKYAVEKGATSMTLEVRLSNETAQSLYRKLGFQNGGIRKNYYRDNQEDALVMWVKLDE
- the tsaD gene encoding tRNA (adenosine(37)-N6)-threonylcarbamoyltransferase complex transferase subunit TsaD codes for the protein MNKDVYVLGIETSCDETAAAIIKNGNEIIANVVASQIKSHRRFGGVVPEIASRHHVEQITLVLEETLEQADLSFKDIDAIAVTEGPGLVGALLIGVNAAKAIAFAHGIPIIGVHHIAGHIYANRLVKEMHFPLLSLVVSGGHTELVLMKGHGEFEVIGETRDDAAGEAYDKVARTLALPYPGGPHIDRLAHDGSPNIELPRAWLETGSYDFSFSGLKSAVINTLHNAKQRGEDILPEDLAASFQQSVIDVLVGKTMRAAEEYKVKQVLLAGGVAANKGLRNRLNESFQQLPDIDLVIPPLSLCTDNAAMIAAAGTVMYEQGKRGNMKMNGNPGLEL
- a CDS encoding helix-turn-helix domain-containing protein, whose protein sequence is MAISRKKTCEQLSKLEKILISIDGRYTPVLILALEENHRFSDLLRRLPDTNKQSLSTTLKQLMKYDIVFRNVIKESAPQHIEYGLTEKGKKIRGILLQMSEIM
- a CDS encoding NAD(P)H-dependent oxidoreductase, which encodes MLNFSDALYFRHATRHFDVNKEIPENDLKFILDSALKAPSSLNLEHWEYVVVQDKSMKSQLKEASFNQQQVEDASAVVVILAKKDTLLDPNSPEVKKLISERIPENGIPIAVNFLQSFPNSEAFTAWSKSQCYITASFLMMAAATLEIDSCPMEGFMNDDVLKLLNYSSDEYEVALVVPLGYRKEPTTPEKVRASLEEKVTFV
- a CDS encoding phosphotransferase enzyme family protein — translated: MNEVYTYFGLDSTITSIYKYSPVFKIKQGGRDTIVKKTKKDRSKVERLFTWTEQLEDSGIGVVRPILFKDQLYHEVNDQNWVVYPFINGRKYDASLKDIYDAGSMLGKIHAVSSNKSVFDHGFNWEQYDEGFINDVKSDINHLLDQYKDNVHIQAFKQLSKEIKRLLENSFENLKDITIPYVDASWDYKANNLIYSEEGLVLIDPDNAGSIPRIFDLALALILFHTEIDTAPERMFTVEEWEEFKSGYLCHVSLTETEKEVWNELLIFVYMDEALWAMNDLDESESEHQKSFIKSLLGFEPTKYTL
- a CDS encoding DinB family protein; its protein translation is MMDYLVKPREGYSSTIGELITMLEHTRETTISEIAELRQSELDYLYEEDANSIGALLLHIASIEAVHQVISFEGRDFNEAELSKWKHALELGENARANIKNNSIDYYLAALSTVRERTLNLFKTKSDDWLYEERTWSNGIPHNLYYLWYHVMEDEISHRGQIRMIRRKLSTNQEALKL
- a CDS encoding ABC-F family ATP-binding cassette domain-containing protein, translated to MILLQVNNVTKHFGAELILSNIKLEIKSNDRIALVGRNGAGKSTLLKIISNQLSYDSGEIIKPKHVTMGYLAQHTGLESNLSIWEEMLSAFDHVRQLEGKIRKLEHSMASPEVYDDTERYERIVQEYDLLTVKFKDIGGYQYESDIRTILHGLNFADFDYSTKISTLSGGQKTRLALAKLLLTKPDLLILDEPTNHLDIETLSWLEQFLQGYPGSILIVSHDRYFLDKVVTKVYEISRKNTKKYHGNYSDYLNKKAEDYERESKQFERQQAEVAKLQDYIQRNLARASTTKMAQSRRKKLEKMDLMSQPLSSEKSAHFSFGIERPSGNDVLKVDDLTIGYESTPLSSHLNFHLSKGDSIALVGPNGVGKSTLIKTLVNKLPSLSGSFQFGTNVMIGYYDQEQAELSSNKTVLHELWDEYLLKPEKEIRTVLGNFLFSGDDVLKPVHSLSGGEKARLALAKLMMEKPNVLILDEPTNHLDLDSKEVLENALIDYPGTILFVSHDRYFINRIATKIVELSSSETKEYLGDYDYFVEKKQEVEELALLEEKEREEIATSSSQTAKGSHRIDKEAKKLERQRARRIQEIEENIEKLESDITEKEAQLFDTTHFQDVETMKRLHDEVEAAKETYDELLEEWELLQT
- a CDS encoding redox-sensing transcriptional repressor Rex; this encodes MNQDTMKIPQATAKRLPLYYRFIQNLHSSGKQRVSSKELSEAVKVDSATIRRDFSYFGALGKKGYGYNVNYLLSFFSKTLSQDEVTKVGLIGVGNLGTAFLHYNFLKNNNTKIEVAFDVNPEKVGMEFGEVPVFPLAQLEEKLLEGNIEVVILTVPAPVAQSITDRLVNANVKGILNFTPARLNVPASIRIHHIDLAVELQSLVYFLKNYSNDDTETSQEGL
- a CDS encoding twin-arginine translocase TatA/TatE family subunit, yielding MPGPGSLVAIVVVALLIFGPKKLPELGKAMGNTLREFKNATKGLADEDEKKDVK
- the tatC gene encoding twin-arginine translocase subunit TatC, whose amino-acid sequence is MSQNQMTVYEHIDELRKRLLIVVVFLLFAIVISFFLAEPLIRFLQNADEAKELTMNAFRLTDPLKIYVQVILFLSLLMTLPVILYQVWSFVSPGLYEKEKRVTLSYIPIVMLLFVGGLSFSYFILFPFVVDFMLNLSTNLEIEQEIGINEYFEFLFQMTIPFGFLFQLPVIMLFLTRLGIITPMLMSKMRVYAYFILFIIAAMITPPDLMSHLLVTVPLFILYEISLWICKIGYRKVLIAEQKREMEE
- a CDS encoding response regulator transcription factor, producing MDNYFVLVVDDEKEIRDAIEIYLRNEGVTVLKAKDGVEALEMINEHPIHLIILDIMMPRLDGISATYKIREEKNIPIIMLSAKSEDTDKILGLQVGADDYITKPFNPMELVARVKSQLRRYVNFGSIEGKNDVIDLHGLTLEQSAKQVTVHGEPVRLTPIEYKIVNLLMTNAGRVFSVNEIYERVWDEPYYNAENTVAVHIRKIREKIEIDPKNPRYLKVVWGIGYKMEK